One segment of Anastrepha obliqua isolate idAnaObli1 chromosome 3, idAnaObli1_1.0, whole genome shotgun sequence DNA contains the following:
- the LOC129241520 gene encoding talin-2 isoform X2, whose translation MSTLSLRIQLEGGRVTKTIQFHPNTTVFDACKIIRDKFAEAVQGQPSEYGLFISDEQHQQGVWLEAGRTLGYYILHNQDTLEYRRKLRTLRVRMLDGAVKTILVDDSQPVSQLMVVICTKIGITNHEEYGLVREDTEAQNENLPDNKFGTLTLRRKFTEKDRDAKMESLRKKLKTDDEINWVDVGKTLREQGIDESETVLLRRRFFFSDQNIDSRDPVQLNLLYVQARDAILDGTHPVTQEKACEFAGIQVHIQFGPHNEAKHKPGFLDLKDFLPQSYVRVKNIEKKIFAEHKKHVDLTEIDAKVLYTKTARELPTYGVTFFLVKEKMNGRNKLVPRLLGVTKDSVLRLDERTKEILVSWPLTTVRRWGASPNTFTLDFGDYANQYYSVQTTEAEQIVQLIAGYIDIILKKKQTKDHFGIEGDEGSTMVEESVAPSKATFLQHETNKIGKINTESLAHPEILRASDGERKYTQGEMQSVQYGAFVGQVNHAHQPPTTKEVRISTVNLTEPQRALLGYISAGQDVLMRADEELRTKAPIQELGTDLRSIEWRENTLDTSKQAVTSHVATMNAATAQIITASQFDEVDTEAISASVSQITQTIPEVTKEVRLIAALMEDSNNGDRLLDAARNLCNAFSDLLKAAEPESKEPSQSLINAASRVGEATTHVLSTIAEEEVPENRDLHDMLLSLAKAVANTTAALMLRAKSIAASCEDEESRNRVIGAASQCALATSQLVACAKVVAPTLHNAACREQLEAAARNVARAVNNLCEVCNDATTDPKLKNDLLAAARDVSKSLSDMLDHVKLSSREYAIRTSQEMSPVENVIIGTDILVASNDAQEMVRHAKTLGQATAQLIQSIKGEADQQKDEDMQRRLLSAAKQLADATAKLVEAARLCSGNPQNTENQNALRRAAEELREITTTAANTPAIKRNLIHRLEYCSKQAASAATQCISAAQNAVQHSDDHQTKEQLLQDCKRAADTIPRLVTSVKTTRSSPDDPNAQLNLIEAAEQFIEPAIQVSRSARALQPTVTDIPSATQLSKSALYLGQTVSELNSAAQRAREACGGQELESALEAVRNLHNVLDDTRKAAQSGSIRPLPGETIENTAQQLRVSAKNVGLALRQLLSSVIQEQRRYAGVAGRDTALALGDFTKSVHGVAATTKNPTVIDCADEVVLHSARLIEEAQRTLQNVGSTDALTQAGRDVTAAISKTVDCIPGQREVDNALRNVSELSEILSMSEFPPSDRNYNTLQSELKQVAEGLSVASGHIVQAYDSPAQLADRSQNFAANYRDLLAVSMEMAGQTQDEVVRSEMIDRLRNVSTQSCSLLSTAKSIAADPGQPNAKNLLHAAARSVTESINKLVDASIQSAPGQKECDNAMRNIEGLRVMLEYPHEPINEQGYFECVENATNKSRNLGYAISEMINNAKQSNHVGFGQSVNTVAESIHGLIESSAQAAYLIGVSHPSSVAGRPGIIDQAQLTWAYQGIRQHCDIVSSAKSTKQQKISALTIIAKHTSYLCSICRQASMNTNNPVAKNEFIVLAKQVATATSNLVQEIKGIDDEPSTPTRARLVEPLLESVKAVRQYASSPEFISVPAKISAEGRKAQEPVINAGRGVIDGVIEMVKAAKSLALSPDDPPVWQQLSNASAPVSESVKRLVDNIREKAPGQAQCEQVLHTLNTCTRELDSCAMAVSAQGLSQRRDNNLHGFSGQTLNSAAELIDKLEPIRMAGKNNAEQLGHAVGEISRYIVPMVNGAVGACTHIVHTNQQMSLINQTKSVVESAVTLVQAAKDSAGNPRSTHAHTHLDESVDYTRQAMQELTETVEKINAEMGVVTGLMEQVNRAITRLTDKRQSLLNASYSDSFVDYQTRMVQSAKEIARLANEMNAKATIEPQLLPQLALEMTQQYTQLTQDSVGASTTTSTPDVAMRIRSTVVDLGRSVSSMIQSGAAGARPNDTSAQNEIARNARDVSEKVAQVLAALQAGSRGTQACINAAHTVSGIIGDLDTTIMFATAGTLHSDGDGTFADHREHILQTAKALVEDTKVLVTGAAGTQDELANAAQNAVSTILQLAEAVKRGACSLGSTQPDSQVMVINAVKDVASALGDLINATKLASGKPIHDPSMQDLKESARTLKEMCTSAAAVAGTNMNGQRHLHRQSHISYGILSS comes from the exons ATGTCAACACTATCGTTGCGTATTCAGCTAGAGGGCGGCCGCGTCACAAAGACAATACAATTCCATCCGAATACGACAGTATTTGATGCCTGCAAAATTATCCGGGATAAATTCGCCGAAGCTGTTCAGGGACaac CCAGCGAATATGGTCTATTTATATCGGATGAGCAGCACCAACAGGGTGTTTGGCTGGAGGCCGGCCGCACACTCGGCTATTACATTCTCCATAATCAGGACACCCTAGAATACCGGCGCAAATTGCGCACTTTGCGGGTTCGTATGTTAGATGGTGCCGTGAAGACGATACTGGTTGACGACTCGCAGCCGGTGTCGCAGCTAATGGTGGTCATTTGCACAAAGATCGGCATTACCAATCACGAGGAgtatggcttggtgcgtgaggATACCGAAGCGCAGAATGAGAATCTGCCGGATAATAAGTTTGGCACATTGACATTGCGTCGAAAATTCACCGAAAAAGATCGCGATGCAAAAATGGAAAGTCTACGCAAAAAGCTGAAAACCGACGATGAAA TCAATTGGGTGGATGTCGGCAAAACTCTACGCGAACAAGGCATAGATGAATCGGAAACGGTTTTGCTGCGTCGTCGCTTCTTCTTCTCGGATCAAAATATTGACTCACGTGACCCGGTACAATTGAATTTGTTGTACGTGCAGGCACGTGACGCCATTCTAGATGGCACGCATCCAGTGACACAGGAAAAAG CGTGTGAATTCGCTGGCATCCAAGTGCATATACAATTTGGGCCTCACAATGAAGCAAAGCATAAGCCTGGATTTTTAGA TTTAAAGGACTTCTTGCCGCAGTCCTATGTGCGTGTGAAGAacattgaaaagaaaatatttgctgaGCACAAGAAACACGTTGATCTTACAGAAATCGACGCCAAGGTGTTGTATACGAAAACGGCACGTGAGCTGCCTACCTATGGCGTGACTTTCTTCTtggtgaaggaaaaaatgaaCGGTCGCAATAAGTTGGTGCCGCGTCTGCTGGGCGTGACGAAGGATTCGGTATTACGTTTGGATGAACGTACTAAGGAGATTTTAGTTTCATGGCCATTGACGACAGTACGCCGTTGGGGCGCCTCGCCGAATACCTTCACTTTGGATTTTGGTGATTACGCCAACCAATACTACTCGGTGCAGACGACGGAGGCCGAGCAGATTGTGCAATTGATAGCTGGTTATAtagatattattttgaagaagaagCAGACCAAAGATCATTTTGGCATCGAGGGTGACGAGGGCTCCACTATGGTGGAAGAGTCAGTTGCGCCCTCAAA gGCAACATTTTTGCAgcatgaaacaaataaaattggtaaaatcAATACTGAGTCACTGGCACACCCGGAAATTCTACGTGCATCAGATG gcGAAAGAAAATATACGCAAGGTGAAATGCAATCAGTTCAATATGGAGCCTTCGTTGGGCAAGTCAACCACGCTCATCAACCACCAACG acGAAGGAAGTGCGCATAAGTACTGTAAATCTCACAGAACCGCAGCGTGCGCTGCTTGGCTATATCTCGGCTGGTCAAGACGTCTTGATGCGTGCTGACGAAGAGCTTAGAACTAAG GCCCCAATACAAGAATTAGGCACTGACTTGCGGTCAATCGAGTGGCGTGAGAATACTTTGGATACTTCTAAGCAAGCTGTTACTAGTCACGTTGCTACTATGAACGCGGCTACCGCACAAATTATAACAGCTTCTCAATTCGATGAGGTCGACACAGAGGCCATCTCCGCTTCGGTTTCACAAATAACGCAAACAATTCCGGAAGTTACTAAAGAGGTACGTCTGATCGCTGCTCTGATGGAGGATAGCAACAATGGCGATCGATTGCTTGATGCAGCCCGTAATTTGTGCAATGCTTTCAGCGATTTGCTGAAGGCCGCCGAGCCAGAGAGTAAAGAACCTTCCCAGAGTCTTATCAACGCCGCCAGTCGTGTAGGCGAAGCAACAACTCACGTGCTTAGCACAATCGCTGAAGAAGAAGTGCCAGAGAATCGCGATTTGCATGATATGCTCTTGAGCTTGGCCAAGGCAGTGGCAAATACAACTGCTGCTTTGATGTTGCGCGCCAAATCGATTGCTGCCAGCTGTGAAGATGAAGAGTCACGTAATCGCGTTATTGGTGCTGCCAGTCAATGTGCTTTGGCTACCAGTCAACTGGTCGCGTGTGCAAAAGTCGTGGCTCCTACTCTGCATAATGCTGCTTGCCGAGAGCAGCTGGAAGCCGCTGCCCGCAATGTAGCGCGAGCTGTTAACAATCTGTGTGAAGTGTGTAACGATGCAACCACCGAtccgaaattgaaaaatgatttaCTTGCTGCTGCGCGTGATGTCTCGAAGAGTTTGAGTGATATGCTGGACCATGTGAAGTTGAGCTCACGCGAATACGCTATTCGCACAAGTCAGGAGATGAGTCCGGTGGAGAATGTGATTATTGGTACTGACATATTGGTTGCATCCAATGACGCGCAGGAGATGGTTCGTCATGCCAAAACACTAGGTCAAGCAACAGCCCAATTGATACAGAGCATTAAGGGCGAGGCGGATCAACAGAAAGACGAAGATATGCAGCGTCGCTTACTTTCGGCTGCCAAGCAACTGGCAGATGCTACGGCAAAACTTGTCGAAGCGGCTCGTCTCTGTTCGGGTAATCCACAAAACACCGAGAATCAGAACGCCTTGCGACGTGCTGCTGAAGAACTGCGTGAAATTACCACCACGGCGGCTAATACGCCAGCCATAAAACGAAACCTAATCCATCGTCTAGAATACTGTTCAAAGCAGGCCGCTTCGGCGGCTACTCAGTGTATATCAGCCGCACAAAATGCGGTGCAGCATAGCGACGACCATCAAACCAAGGAACAACTGCTGCAAGACTGTAAACGCGCAGCCGACACAATTCCACGTCTTGTTACCTCGGTGAAGACAACGCGATCGAGCCCAGATGATCCAAATGCGCAGCTGAATCTAATAGAAGCTGCTGAACAATTCATTGAGCCTGCCATACAAGTATCGCGTTCGGCACGAGCTCTACAACCGACTGTTACGGATATCCCGTCGGCTACTCAGCTCTCAAAAAGTGCCTTATACCTGGGTCAAACCgtgtctgagttgaactcggcGGCCCAGCGTGCTCGAGAAGCCTGTGGCGGTCAGGAATTGGAATCGGCCTTGGAGGCGGTGCGTAACTTACACAACGTTCTGGATGACACTCGCAAGGCAGCGCAATCAGGCAGCATTCGCCCACTTCCTGGGGAGACTATCGAAAACACTGCTCAACAGTTGCGAGTATCCGCTAAAAATGTAGGGCTTGCGCTTAGACAGCTGCTGTCGTCAGTTATACAAGAGCAACGTAGGTATGCTGGAGTGGCTGGCCGCGACACTGCCTTGGCACTCGGGGATTTCACAAAAAGTGTTCATGGTGTAGCTGCAACAACGAAGAATCCTACAGTAATTGACTGTGCCGACGAGGTGGTACTGCATTCGGCTCGCTTGATTGAAGAAGCACAGCGCACATTGCAAAATGTCGGCAGCACAGATGCATTGACTCAAGCTGGACGTGATGTTACTGCAGCTATTTCGAAGACAGTCGACTGCATACCTGGTCAACGTGAAGTGGACAATGCTCTGCGCAATGTAAGTGAATTGAGTGAGATACTGTCAATGAGTGAATTCCCACCATCGGATCGTAACTACAATACGTTGCAATCGGAGCTGAAGCAGGTGGCAGAAGGGCTTAGTGTGGCCAGTGGGCACATTGTGCAGGCTTATGATAGTCCCGCACAGCTAGCAGATAGAAGCCAGAACTTTGCAGCAAACTATCGCGATCTTTTAGCTGTCTCAATGGAGATGGCCGGCCAGACGCAGGATGAAGTGGTGCGTTCAGAAATGATTGATCGGCTTCGTAACGTCTCGACGCAATCCTGCTCTTTGCTATCTACTGCGAAGTCAATCGCTGCCGACCCGGGACAACCAAATGCGAAGAATCTATTACACGCAGCAGCACGGAGCGTCACCGAAAGCATAAACAAACTTGTCGACGCCAGCATACAGTCGGCACCTGGGCAAAAAGAGTGTGACAATGCGATGCGCAATATCGAGGGGCTCCGAGTAATGCTCGAATACCCACATGAACCAATCAATGAACAAGGCTATTTCGAATGCGTTGAAAATGCGACTAATAAGTCACGCAATCTGGGTTATGCCATTTCGGAAATGATTAATAATGCCAAACAGTCGAACCACGTTGGCTTTGGTCAATCGGTAAACACCGTCGCAGAATCAATTCACGGCTTAATTGAATCATCTGCACAGGCAGCCTACTTGATAGGAGTGTCGCACCCGAGCAGTGTGGCTGGGCGACCAGGCATCATTGATCAGGCCCAATTAACCTGGGCATATCAAGGTATCCGTCAGCACTGCGACATCGTTAGCAGTGCCAAGTCAACGAAGCAGCAAAAGATTTCGGCACTAACAATAATCGCCAAGCATACCAGTTATTTGTGCTCTATATGTCGTCAGGCCAGCATGAATACTAACAATCCGGTGGCAAAGAATGAGTTTATTGTGTTGGCCAAGCAGGTTGCCACAGCCACATCGAACTTAGTGCAGGAGATAAAGGGCATTGACGATGAGCCTTCGACACCAACACGTGCTCGTCTTGTGGAGCCATTACTAGAGTCTGTGAAAGCAGTGAGGCAATATGCTTCCAGCCCCGAATTCATTTCTGTGCCTGCTAAAATCTCAGCAGAGGGGCGGAAGGCGCAAGAGCCTGTTATTAATGCGGGACGCGGTGTGATCGACGGTGTAATAGAAATGGTAAAAGCTGCAAAATCATTGGCACTGTCACCCGACGATCCTCCAGTGTGGCAGCAGCTTTCGAATGCCTCTGCTCCCGTTTCCGAGTCTGTGAAACGTTTGGTGGATAACATCCGCGAAAAAGCACCCGGCCAAGCACAATGCGAGCAAGTGTTGCACACACTGAACACATGCACTCGTGAATTGGATAGCTGTGCAATGGCCGTGAGCGCTCAGGGACTAAGTCAACGCCGCGATAATAATCTGCACGGGTTCAGTGGCCAGACATTAAACTCTGCAGCTGAGCTAATTGATAAGCTTGAACCCATTCGAATGGCTGGAAAAAACAACGCTGAACAACTGGGCCATGCTGTGGGCGAGATCTCGCGCTACATTGTGCCAATGGTAAATGGTGCGGTCGGCGCTTGTACCCATATCGTGCACACCAACCAACAAATGAGTCTGATCAATCAAACTAAGTCAGTAGTAGAGAGTGCTGTAACCCTAGTGCAAGCGGCCAAAGATTCCGCCGGAAATCCACGATCCACGCACGCTCATACTCATTTGGACGAGTCCGTTGATTACACACGGCAGGCTATGCAGGAACTCACTGAAACAGTCGAAAAGATCAACGCTGAAATGGGTGTTGTAACGGGGCTGATGGAGCAAGTGAATCGTGCCATTACACGTTTGACCGACAAGCGCCAATCACTTCTTAACGCCTCTTACTCGGACTCATTTGTGGATTACCAAACACGCATGGTGCAGTCGGCGAAGGAAATTGCTCGTCTAGCTAATGAGATGAACGCCAAAGCTACTATCGAGCCACAGCTGTTACCGCAACTTGCCCTAGAAATGACACAGCAGTACACACAACTGACTCAGGATTCGGTAGGTGCATCTACCACAACATCTACTCCGGATGTAGCCATGCGTATACGATCGACTGTGGTGGATTTGGGTCGCTCGGTAAGCTCAATGATACAGTCAGGTGCTGCCGGAGCCCGTCCCAATGATACATCGGCCCAGAATGAAATCGCACGTAATGCACGCGATGTCTCGGAGAAGGTGGCACAAGTTTTAGCTGCGCTGCAGGCCGGATCGCGCGGAACACAAGCTTGTATCAATGCCGCACATACAGTGTCGGGCATTATTGGTGACCTTGATACGACTATAATGTTTGCCACGGCCGGCACTTTGCATTCAGATGGCGATGGCACATTTGCTGACCATCGCGAACACATTTTGCAGACCGCTAAGGCTCTTGTAGAAGACACGAAAGTGCTAGTAACAGGCGCAGCTGGCACACAGGACGAGTTGGCTAACGCAGCTCAAAATGCCGTCTCTACCATAC TTCAACTTGCGGAAGCCGTTAAAAGAGGTGCATGTAGCCTCGGCTCTACACAACCGGATTCGCAAGTCATGGTTATCAATGCAGTGAAAGATGTAGCTTCCGCTTTGGGCGACCTGATCAATGCCACCAAATTGGCTTCTGGCAAACCCATACATGATCCTTCGATGCAAGATTTGAAGGAGAGTGCCAGG ACGCTTAAAGAAATGTGCACATCTGCTGCCGCAGTTGCTGGTACTAACATGAATGGCCAGCGCCATCTACATCGCCAGTCACACATAAGTTATGGAATCCTTAGCTCTTAG